A section of the Sphingomonas ginsenosidivorax genome encodes:
- the nagA gene encoding N-acetylglucosamine-6-phosphate deacetylase, which translates to MTVQALFGAHIVLPEIVVVGQALLLDGDRIVGLVARDAVPEGCVVHALDGGWLMPGFIDTQVNGGGDVLFNDRPDVGGIRAIAEAHRRYGTTGLLPTLISDYPDVVDAAIAAGEAALAERVPGVLGVHIEGPHLNTAKKGIHDHGRFTTIDETVLARLTVPSAGRRIVTLAPELAPAGAVRALADAGVLVCAGHSLADYDQTRAALADGLAGFTHLFNAMTQFLSRDPGMVGAALEDRASHFGLIVDGLHVHPAALRVALLARGVEGAMLVTDAMPPVGGTRDRFTLMGRDIAVVDGTCRGPDGTLAGSALSMVDALCNAMDMMGCDIVTASRMASGNPAAFLRLADETGAIAPGLRADLVHLDVDRRVAATWIGGSMEDHRA; encoded by the coding sequence ATGACCGTCCAGGCCCTTTTCGGCGCGCACATCGTCCTGCCCGAGATAGTGGTGGTGGGACAGGCTTTGCTGCTCGACGGCGACCGCATCGTCGGACTGGTCGCGCGCGACGCCGTGCCGGAAGGCTGCGTGGTGCATGCGCTTGACGGCGGCTGGCTGATGCCCGGGTTCATCGATACGCAGGTGAACGGCGGCGGCGACGTGCTGTTCAACGACCGGCCCGACGTCGGGGGGATCCGCGCGATTGCCGAGGCGCATCGCCGCTATGGCACCACGGGGCTGCTGCCAACGCTGATCAGCGATTACCCCGACGTCGTCGACGCGGCGATCGCGGCCGGGGAAGCGGCGCTCGCCGAGCGCGTGCCGGGCGTGCTGGGCGTGCATATCGAGGGGCCGCATCTCAACACCGCGAAGAAGGGGATCCACGATCACGGCCGCTTCACGACGATCGACGAGACCGTCCTCGCGCGGCTGACCGTGCCGAGCGCGGGGCGTCGGATCGTGACGCTCGCGCCCGAGCTCGCGCCAGCGGGCGCGGTGCGGGCGCTGGCGGACGCGGGCGTTCTGGTCTGCGCGGGACACAGCCTGGCGGATTACGACCAGACGCGCGCGGCGCTGGCCGACGGGCTGGCGGGCTTCACGCATCTGTTCAACGCGATGACCCAGTTCCTCAGCCGTGATCCCGGCATGGTCGGCGCCGCGCTCGAGGATCGCGCGAGCCATTTCGGGCTGATCGTCGACGGCCTGCACGTCCACCCGGCTGCGCTCCGCGTTGCGCTGCTGGCGCGCGGCGTGGAGGGGGCGATGCTGGTGACCGACGCGATGCCGCCGGTCGGCGGCACGCGCGATCGGTTCACGCTGATGGGGCGCGACATCGCCGTGGTCGACGGAACCTGCCGCGGGCCCGACGGGACTCTCGCGGGGTCGGCGCTGAGCATGGTCGACGCGCTGTGCAACGCGATGGACATGATGGGCTGCGACATCGTCACCGCGTCGCGGATGGCGAGCGGCAATCCCGCGGCGTTCCTGCGGCTGGCGGACGAGACCGGCGCGATCGCACCGGGGCTGCGCGCGGACCTCGTCCATCTCGACGTCGACCGGCGTGTGGCCGCGACGTGGATCGGTGGATCAATGGAAGATCACCGCGCATGA
- a CDS encoding beta-N-acetylglucosaminidase domain-containing protein, whose product MTIPDLGLIEGRFGRLWSEAERSHVVATVAGAGYRFYHYGPKADRALRRDWRVGHDAAQTVGLVRLSAECRAAGLRFGIAITPVGATHPFDDATRADLVRRIGDLDAIGIDDLAILFDDLRGDLPDLARYQADIVNMCAGLTRATRVYTCPTYYSDDPVLDLVFGARPHDYLGELGRRLDPAVQVYWTGEEVCAREIGSGHLARVAGELGRPVCLWDNYPVNDGARMSRFLHLRGFTGRPASIVEHISGHAINPAIQAHLGCIPALTLPMLYAQGDGYAYGAAFAAAATQLLGAEFATLLQQDLLALQDVGHERLGTRADRLRARYVKIDHPAAREILRWLDGGDLMTDDEVQTQ is encoded by the coding sequence ATGACGATCCCCGATCTCGGGCTTATCGAGGGGCGGTTCGGCCGGCTCTGGAGTGAGGCGGAACGTAGCCATGTCGTCGCGACGGTGGCGGGGGCAGGGTATCGCTTCTACCATTATGGCCCGAAGGCCGACCGCGCATTGAGGCGCGACTGGCGGGTCGGGCATGACGCCGCGCAGACCGTCGGGCTGGTTCGTCTGTCCGCGGAATGCCGCGCGGCGGGGCTGCGGTTCGGTATCGCGATCACCCCGGTCGGCGCGACTCATCCGTTCGACGACGCGACGCGCGCTGATCTGGTGCGCCGCATCGGCGATCTGGACGCGATCGGTATCGACGATCTGGCGATACTGTTCGACGATCTTCGCGGCGACCTGCCCGATCTCGCGCGGTATCAGGCGGACATCGTCAATATGTGTGCGGGCCTGACGCGCGCGACGCGGGTCTATACCTGCCCGACCTATTATTCCGACGACCCGGTGCTCGATCTCGTCTTCGGCGCGCGCCCGCACGACTATCTGGGCGAGCTCGGGCGCCGACTCGACCCTGCGGTGCAGGTCTACTGGACCGGCGAGGAGGTCTGCGCGCGCGAGATCGGCAGCGGACATCTGGCGCGCGTCGCGGGCGAACTGGGCCGGCCGGTCTGCCTGTGGGACAATTATCCCGTCAACGATGGCGCACGGATGTCGCGCTTCCTGCACCTGCGTGGCTTCACCGGGCGGCCCGCGAGTATCGTCGAGCATATTTCGGGGCATGCGATCAATCCGGCGATCCAGGCGCATCTCGGCTGCATCCCTGCGCTGACGCTGCCGATGCTCTATGCGCAGGGCGACGGCTATGCGTACGGCGCGGCGTTCGCGGCGGCGGCGACACAGTTGTTGGGCGCGGAGTTCGCCACCCTCCTGCAGCAGGATCTGCTCGCGTTGCAGGACGTCGGCCACGAACGGCTGGGCACGCGCGCCGATCGGTTGCGCGCGCGCTATGTCAAGATCGATCACCCGGCGGCGCGCGAAATCCTGCGCTGGCTCGACGGTGGCGACCTCATGACCGATGACGAAGTCCAGACGCAGTGA
- the dgcN gene encoding N-acetyltransferase DgcN, producing the protein MIRSPYLLYLGHSNDEVGIKTSRGLAVFRPEACVGEFRHDDCGLTLDLPRMTFAEAVAAGAKTLVLGIANAGGKLGDDLVRDAIAAIEAGLDVASGLHNRLRDEPSLVAAAARHGRLLHDVRDPRPDLPIGTGKPRAGLRLLTVGTDCSVGKMYATLCLERGMRARGLTADFRATGQTGILIAGSGVPLDAVVADFISGAIEQISPARDDDGWDLIEGQGSLFHPSFAGVSTGLLHGAQADALVLCHDPVREHMRGLPHYAMPGLAETLEANLRVARLTSPDVRAVGVALNTSKLTTAQAERLCADTSDALGLPCTDPFAMGVDPIIDRIIACFAPSSRVATLTH; encoded by the coding sequence ATGATCCGCAGTCCGTATCTTCTCTATCTCGGCCATTCCAACGACGAGGTCGGCATCAAGACGTCGCGCGGGCTGGCCGTGTTCCGCCCCGAGGCCTGTGTCGGCGAGTTCCGCCACGACGATTGCGGCCTGACGCTCGACCTGCCGCGGATGACCTTCGCCGAGGCGGTGGCGGCGGGTGCGAAGACCCTCGTGCTGGGCATCGCCAATGCCGGCGGCAAGCTCGGCGACGACCTGGTCCGCGACGCGATCGCCGCGATCGAGGCCGGGCTGGACGTCGCGTCGGGGCTGCACAACCGGCTGCGCGACGAGCCGTCGCTGGTCGCGGCGGCGGCGCGGCACGGGCGGCTGCTCCACGACGTCCGAGATCCGCGTCCCGACCTGCCGATCGGCACGGGCAAGCCGCGTGCCGGGCTGCGGTTGCTGACGGTCGGCACCGATTGTTCGGTCGGCAAGATGTATGCGACCCTGTGTTTGGAACGCGGGATGCGCGCGCGCGGGCTGACCGCAGATTTCCGCGCGACGGGCCAGACCGGCATCCTGATCGCGGGCAGCGGCGTACCGCTAGATGCGGTGGTCGCCGACTTCATCTCGGGCGCGATCGAGCAGATCTCGCCGGCGCGCGACGATGACGGCTGGGACCTGATCGAGGGGCAGGGGTCGCTGTTCCACCCGTCCTTTGCGGGGGTGTCGACCGGATTGCTGCACGGTGCGCAGGCCGACGCGCTCGTGCTGTGCCACGACCCGGTTCGCGAGCATATGCGCGGGCTGCCGCATTACGCGATGCCGGGGCTCGCCGAGACGCTCGAGGCGAACCTGCGCGTCGCGCGGCTGACCAGCCCCGACGTCCGCGCGGTCGGCGTCGCGCTCAACACCTCGAAGCTGACGACCGCGCAGGCGGAGCGACTGTGCGCCGACACGTCGGACGCGCTTGGGCTGCCCTGCACCGACCCCTTCGCCATGGGCGTCGACCCTATCATCGACAGGATCATTGCATGCTTCGCACCCTCGTCGCGCGTCGCGACGCTTACCCACTAG
- a CDS encoding BadF/BadG/BcrA/BcrD ATPase family protein, which produces MTYYLGIDAGGSNCRARLVDAQGLVVGKGRSGPANARIGIEALYATLIETADKAIAEAGLSAGERAAIRAGMGIAGITRLGMREALEALDFGFASTAFATDAQIANIGAHAGQDGAILIIGTGSAAKLRIDGQDYTIGGYGFPISDEGSAAALGLSAMRHALRALDGRTRKTPLSAAVTERFDHDTARAIAWMDQATPRDYGMFAPLVMDYAEANDPIARSIVEDAAEHIERFIETIFARGVARCTLVGGLAPRISPWLRARTVERLSAPLGDALDGALRLAGYEPAS; this is translated from the coding sequence ATGACCTATTATCTCGGCATCGATGCGGGCGGCAGCAATTGCCGCGCCAGGCTGGTCGACGCGCAGGGTCTCGTGGTCGGCAAGGGGCGGTCGGGGCCCGCCAATGCGCGGATCGGGATCGAGGCGCTCTACGCGACGCTGATCGAGACGGCGGACAAGGCCATCGCCGAAGCCGGACTGTCGGCCGGTGAGCGCGCCGCGATCCGCGCGGGGATGGGCATTGCCGGCATCACGCGGCTCGGCATGCGCGAAGCGCTGGAGGCGCTCGATTTCGGGTTCGCGTCCACTGCGTTCGCGACCGATGCGCAGATCGCCAATATCGGCGCGCATGCCGGGCAGGACGGCGCGATCCTGATCATCGGGACGGGCAGCGCCGCGAAACTGCGGATCGACGGACAGGATTACACGATCGGCGGCTATGGCTTTCCGATCTCGGACGAGGGCAGCGCCGCGGCGCTGGGGCTGAGCGCGATGCGGCACGCGCTGCGCGCGCTTGACGGGCGGACGCGGAAGACCCCGCTGAGCGCCGCGGTGACCGAGCGGTTCGACCACGACACCGCGCGTGCGATCGCCTGGATGGATCAGGCGACGCCACGCGATTACGGCATGTTCGCGCCGCTGGTGATGGACTATGCCGAGGCGAACGACCCGATCGCGCGATCGATTGTCGAGGACGCGGCCGAACATATCGAGCGCTTCATCGAGACGATTTTCGCGCGCGGCGTTGCGCGGTGCACGCTCGTCGGAGGGCTGGCGCCGCGGATCAGCCCGTGGCTGCGCGCGCGGACCGTCGAACGGTTGAGCGCGCCGCTGGGCGATGCGCTGGACGGTGCGTTGCGGCTGGCGGGATACGAACCGGCGTCCTGA
- a CDS encoding SIS domain-containing protein, protein MSLLSPEPASIPPSRPETLMAREAREAPQRCVEQLRLNADLVRDAGRQLRALAPPFAATLARGSSDQAAAFAKFLLETHGGVPTLSHAPSIGSLYHKTSPAFRGVPLIAISQSGRSPDLLAAADDARAQGAVVVAIVNDAASPLAERAQIVIPVHAGAETSVAATKSFVCTLVALTHLIAEWSQDAALLAALDDVGDVLEAAATADWTGAVAPLKDATQMLVLGRGPTLPIAGEAALKLKETCSLHAEAFSIAEVAHGPMTLVGPGDPVLALAPFDIARTGLRDRLEDFAARGATVIAAGLPEDVAPAKLVLPSRADVHPVLAAIAQIQSFYGLANALSLARGYDPDSPPHLNKVTRTL, encoded by the coding sequence ATGAGCCTGCTGTCGCCCGAACCCGCCTCCATCCCGCCGTCCCGTCCCGAAACGCTGATGGCGCGCGAGGCGCGGGAGGCGCCGCAGCGCTGCGTCGAGCAGCTGCGGCTGAACGCCGATCTGGTCCGCGATGCCGGGCGGCAGTTGCGCGCGTTGGCGCCCCCGTTCGCGGCGACGCTGGCGCGGGGCAGCTCTGACCAGGCGGCGGCGTTCGCGAAATTCCTGCTCGAGACGCATGGCGGCGTCCCGACGCTCAGCCATGCGCCGTCGATCGGGTCGCTGTACCACAAGACCTCGCCGGCGTTTCGCGGCGTACCGCTGATCGCGATCTCGCAATCGGGTCGCAGCCCCGATCTGCTCGCCGCGGCGGACGATGCGCGCGCGCAGGGCGCGGTGGTGGTCGCGATCGTCAACGACGCCGCGTCGCCGCTCGCCGAGCGCGCGCAGATCGTCATCCCGGTGCATGCCGGTGCGGAAACCAGCGTTGCCGCGACCAAGAGCTTCGTCTGCACGCTGGTCGCGCTGACGCATCTGATTGCGGAGTGGAGCCAGGATGCGGCGCTGCTCGCCGCGCTGGACGATGTCGGCGACGTGCTCGAAGCCGCCGCGACTGCGGACTGGACCGGGGCGGTTGCGCCGCTGAAGGACGCCACGCAGATGCTCGTGCTGGGTCGCGGCCCGACGCTGCCGATCGCGGGCGAGGCGGCGTTGAAGCTGAAGGAAACCTGCAGCCTGCATGCCGAGGCGTTCAGCATCGCCGAGGTCGCGCATGGGCCGATGACGTTGGTCGGTCCTGGCGACCCGGTGCTGGCGCTCGCACCGTTCGATATCGCGCGGACCGGCCTGCGCGATCGGCTGGAGGATTTCGCAGCGCGCGGCGCGACGGTGATCGCCGCCGGGCTGCCCGAGGACGTCGCGCCCGCGAAGCTCGTCCTGCCGTCGCGTGCAGACGTTCATCCGGTGCTCGCCGCGATCGCACAGATCCAGAGCTTCTACGGGCTCGCCAATGCGCTGTCGCTGGCGCGGGGCTATGATCCCGACAGCCCCCCGCATCTCAACAAGGTGACTCGCACGCTATGA